One Oncorhynchus keta strain PuntledgeMale-10-30-2019 chromosome 22, Oket_V2, whole genome shotgun sequence DNA window includes the following coding sequences:
- the LOC127910810 gene encoding uncharacterized protein LOC127910810 gives MHQQSPHNMHQQSPPTSSLPTTCTSSLPPPAVSPQHAPAVSPYQQSPHDMHQQSPHNMHQQSPPPAVSPHQQSPHDMHQQSPPTSSLPTTCTSILPTTCTSSLPPPAVSSQHAPAVSPHQQSPHNMHQQSPPTSISPHQQSPHDMHQQSPHNMHQQSPPTSSLHTTCTSSLPLPAVSPHQQSPHDIHQQSPHNMHQQSPPTSSLPTACTSSLPPPAVSPQHAPAVSPTSSLPTTCTSSLPLPAVSHDMHQQSPHNMHQQSPHQQSPHNMHQQSPPTSSLHTTCTSNLPLPAVSPHQQSPHDMHQQSPHNMHQQSPHNMHQQSPHDD, from the exons ATGCACCAGCAGTCTCCCCACAACATGCACCAGCAGTCTCCCCCCACCAGCAGTCTCCCCACAACATGCACCAGCAGTCTCCCCCCACCAGCAGTCTCCCCACAACATGCACCAGCAGTCTCCCCCTACCAGCAGTCTCCCCACGACATGCACCAGCAGTCTCCCCACAACATGCACCAGCAGTCTCCCCCACCAGCAGTCTCCCCCCACCAGCAGTCTCCCCACGACATGCACCAGCAGTCTCCCCCCACTAGCAGTCTCCCCACGACATGCACCAGCATTCTTCCCACAACATGCACCAGCAGTCTCCCCCCACCAGCAGTCTCCTCACAACATGCACCAGCAGTCTCCCCCCACCAGCAGTCTCCTCACAACATGCACCAGCAGTCTCCCCCTACCAGCA TCTCCCCCCACCAGCAGTCTCCCCATGACATGCACCAGCAGTCTCCCCACAACATGCACCAGCAGTCTCCCCCTACCAGCAGTCTCCATACGACATGCACCAGTAGTCTCCCCCTACCAGCAGTCTCCCCCCACCAGCAGTCTCCCCACGACATACACCAGCAGTCTCCCCACAACATGCACCAGCAGTCTCCCCCCACCAGCAGTCTCCCCACAGCATGCACCAGCAGTCTCCCCCCACCAGCAGTCTCCCCACAACATGCACCAGCAGTCTCCCCCACCAGCAGTCTCCCCACAACATGCACCAGCAGTCTCCCCCTACCAGCAGTCTCCCACGACATGCACCAGCAGTCTCCCCACAACATGCACCAGCAGTCTCCCCACCAGCAGTCTCCCCACAACATGCACCAGCAGTCTCCCCCTACCAGCAGTCTCCATACGACATGCACCAGTAATCTCCCCCTACCAGCAGTCTCCCCCCACCAGCAGTCTCCCCACGACATGCACCAGCAGTCTCCCCACAACATGCACCAGCAGTCTCCCCACAACATGCACCAGCAGTCTCCCCACGACGACTAG